One Pecten maximus chromosome 7, xPecMax1.1, whole genome shotgun sequence genomic window carries:
- the LOC117330826 gene encoding DNA repair protein RAD52 homolog, translating into MSSAKEDDSNPFGFGQKAFSTDEYQAIQNALRQRLGPEFISQRVGAGGQRLAYIEGWRLINLANETFGFNGWSHAVTNQTVDFVDHYNGRFYVGVSAFVKVKLKDGVFHEDIGYGVSEGMKSKALSIEKARKEAVTDGLKRALKSFGNSLGNCLGDKDYLKCINKAPKPNVQSYEIAHMKHTDIDVDISKLRRSGHMDQGRRTWGTVTPIHPQTDSGIGPQSITRETTHSTTGSSREATTHSVPSNTNSGRSTKSEWTPAELVFEAPETSSCQTSSVHQMSTRRGSLPANQNKVPLLPPSGESHWSIISQSQEDTVCTVSGSSVRR; encoded by the exons ATGTCATCGGCAAAAGAAGATGACAGCAATCCTTTTGGTTTCGGACAG AAAGCCTTTTCCACCGATGAGTACCAGGCCATACAGAATGCACTCCGACAGAGACTGGGTCCTGAGTTTATCAGTCAGCGTGTTGGAGCTGGTGGACAGAGG CTTGCATACATAGAAGGTTGGAGGCTGATAAACCTAGCTAATGAGACGTTCGGCTTCAATGGCTGGTCGCATGCAGTTACAAACCAGACAGTTG aTTTTGTTGATCACTACAATGGCAGATTCTATGTAGGTGTCAGTGCGTTTGTAAAAGTAAAACTCAAG GATGGTGTTTTCCATGAGGATATCGGCTATGGTGTCAGTGAGGGCATGAAGTCAAAAGCTCTGTCAATAGAGAAAGCAAGAAAGGAAGCCGTTACCGATGGTCTCAAAAGGGCGCTCAA GAGTTTTGGGAATTCCCTTGGAAATTGTCTCGGAGACAAGGACTACCTAAAATGTATCAATAAGGCCCCTAAACCA AATGTCCAGTCATATGAAATAGCCCACATGAAGCATACTGATATAGATGTAGACATAAGTAAATTGAGGAGAAGTGGACACATGGACCAGGGCCGGAGGACATGGGGAACAGTCACACCTATCCACCCCCAAACGGACTCAGGCATTGGGCCACAGTCTAtcacaagggagacaactcacagCACCACAGGCAGTTCAAGGGAGGCAACCACACACAGTGTACCATCCAACACGAACTCAGGGCGGTCTACAAAGTCTGAATGGACGCCAGCTGAATTAGTGTTTGAGGCTCCTGAAACTAGTTCCTGCCAGACATCATCTGTACATCAGATGTCAACACGGCGGGGCTCTCTACCAGCCAATCAAAATAAGGTGCCCCTCCTTCCTCCAAGTGGGGAGTCCCATTGGTCAATCATCAGCCAATCACAGGAGGACACTGTCTGTACAGTTAGTGGATCCTCAGTACGGAGATAA
- the LOC117330827 gene encoding uncharacterized protein LOC117330827 — translation MGAIPNDIHQAIEILKTDPDRAHWSHRRCICLTKTSNGKLGIKVDIIEGNKETFSIVTKVKPECCLGRGDVLHLLDRILFINRQDVRLLAPNQLWKFLSSLSTPVIEVLVCSLVSISSKRSRDQVSNSSCRSFTGMRKGPDNKRRPVESEPLLQGQEGQQSPEIRPFLDSNGLRSGSCDENWTTSLPTVDSRTQAITDINGRTCSSLPATMSSQLLVKPSTNTNDLLRFPHFIHWDPITKTVSLTRGARGSFGFKFKVKMSKNADDLYTLVECITPEGPADGKLMVGDWIRSVNGQPLQSPREASSIPELLAKETTVRIVLQRPEGLSQNIFPPTPSLPDPDVHYPSVPGNPLASEQPKMPAYQRLPTHNSGKGRPVSCDTVQRGGKSYRVTPLPESSDPQDPQDISVDLFELNRTVNLPKVRVFLCGSEARALARLLLPGVLSSQSDNSSGLYQCIKCTMGMDREGAISFTSWSSFDYLVNDESSSRLHASNESLTKSDIFRDRDETSSFIHNGSINVELFIMPDDRFTPEDKFFHHCCQYLFTRTSIFVLTFDGAKVVTSTHTEIQRLQNVIHTIRCFDGYECPILTYGLLYNDATVGVDEVRTLFYLPFGQQIQKYNVPMPELFCPGVDGTEAKDVSRRLQRGLWKVLGEMTLKQKISLPSVAMMLQFEAVRSGEQKLFIDEVEFSGMYQDEVPGGGQDLQQIVWTDLKNVGEILSSKAAPLTLPHVQHLDKFLFIDPKVLLDCVQNVNVFLQQLKGVQSLEGARQKGVRGLSTGVITEEDLIDIISQQCHNNSVEKIIHLLEIFGLIFRQKSPCTDSGGMNYLVPYLITDQSTLAPPTTEPTELCLYVDFRTHTSSLVFYQLAFAINNSSDSHSLTMIGPASCCLSHLGYDLTLHHHKLRDRIQINLARSEAAAKPYVLYQWLHKVCKATLGSEVKYVLGPSCPLQERCFFISQHHSDMHVLDLSKRQICCSEKLENHRKVKLWLSNMIGKYVNELPHTILRMISQKLHLNTTFGNDWKLLGGLLGLTGDKIALYDTHKEPAYQLLMDQGRSHRLTLALLLELLQHPDMERRDITSGIEDWLDSSPQTP, via the exons ATGGGTGCCATCCCTAATGACATCCACCAAGCCATTGAAATACTCAAGACCGATCCCGACAGGGCACATTGGTCGCACAGAAGGTGCATCTGTCTCACCAAAACCAGCAACGGAAAACTTGGCATCAAGGTCGACATTATTGAG GGAAATAAAGAGACATTTTCAATTGTGACCAAGGTAAAGCCTGAATGCTGTCTCGGTCGAGGTGATGTCCTGCATTTGCTTGACCGTATCCTGTTTATAAATCGACAGGACGTGAGATTACTCGCCCCAAATCAGCTGTGGAAATTCTTATCGAGCCTGTCCACCCCAGTCATAGAGGTCCTCGTCTGCTCCCTAGTCAGCATCAGCAGCAAACGCAGTCGGGACCAGGTGTCCAACAGCAGTTGTCGGTCCTTTACAGGTATGCGTAAGGGTCCTGATAACAAACGACGCCCTGTCGAGTCAGAACCTCTCCTGCAGGGACAGGAGGGGCAACAGTCACCAGAGATTCGACCATTCCTGGATAGCAACGGTCTCCGGTCCGGTTCATGTGATGAAAATTGGACGACATCCCTGCCTACTGTGGACAGCAGGACGCAAGCTATTACCGATATCAACGGCCGCACGTGCAGTTCTCTTCCTGCGACCATGAGTAGCCAACTATTGGTGAAACCCAGTACCAACACAAATGACCTGTTGCGGTTCCCACACTTCATTCACTGGGACCCAATCACGAAGACAGTGTCCCTTACACGGGGAGCTAGAGGCTCATTTGGTTTCAAATTCAAGGTCAAGATGTCAAAG AATGCTGACGACCTGTACACACTTGTGGAGTGTATCACACCTGAGGGGCCAGCAGACGGTAAACTCATGGTCGGTGACTGGATCCGCTCCGTCAATGGTCAGCCCCTCCAGAGTCCTCGGGAG GCTAGCAGCATACCAGAGCTTTTGGCTAAGGAGACAACAGTACGGATAGTCCTGCAGCGCCCTGAAGGTCTGTCACAGAACATCTTCCCACCTACGCCATCCTTGCCAGACCCCGATGTGCATTATCCATCAGTCCCTGGTAATCCTCTGGCCTCTGAACAACCCAAGATGCCTGCATATCAACGGCTTCCAACCCACAACTCAGGAAAGGGACGGCCTGTCTCGTGTGACACTGTCCAGCGAGGTGGTAAAAGCTACCGTGTCACCCCTCTGCCCGAGAGCAGCGATCCTCAGGACCCACAGGATATCAGTGTCGACCTGTTCGAGTTGAACAGGACTGTGAACCTACCAAAAGTGCGCGTGTTTCTGTGTGGTAGTGAGGCTCGGGCCTTGGCTCGCCTGCTTCTGCCAGGCGTGTTATCTTCTCAGTCGGACAATAGTAGCGGCTTGTACCAGTGTATCAAGTGCACCATGGGAATGGACCGGGAAGGTGCCATCAGTTTCACTTCCTGGTCCTCGTTTGATTATCTCGTCAACGACGAATCATCGTCAAGGTTACACGCTAGCAATGAATCTTTAACAAAAAGCGACATATTCAGAGACCGTGACGAGACTAGCTCGTTCATACATAACGGTTCCATTAATGTGGAACTCTTCATTATGCCCGATGATCGGTTTACGCCTGAGGACAAATTTTTCCATCATTGTTGCCAGTATTTATTCACACGGACAAGTATATTTGTGTTGACATTCGACGGGGCAAAAGTTGTGACATCCACACATACAGAGATTCAGCGTCTCCAGAATGTGATTCATACGATCCGATGTTTCGATGGCTATGAGTGCCCGATTCTGACGTATGGCTTGTTGTACAATGATGCCACTGTAGGTGTAGATGAAGTACGCACACTCTTCTATCTGCCATTCGGACAACAGATACAAAAATACAACGTCCCAATGCCAGAACTTTTCTGCCCGGGGGTCGATGGCACAGAGGCCAAAGATGTAAGCCGTCGTCTCCAAAGGGGACTCTGGAAGGTTCTAGGTGAAATGACACTAAAGCAGAAGATATCGCTGCCGTCTGTGGCGATGATGCTTCAGTTTGAGGCAGTGAGAAGCGGGGAGCAGAAGCTGTTTATTGATGAGGTGGAATTCTCAGGGATGTACCAGGACGAAGTCCCTGGAGGGGGCCAGGACCTTCAGCAGATCGTCTGGACCGACCTAAAAAATGTTGGCGAAATTCTGTCCTCAA AAGCCGCACCTTTGACATTGCCACATGTTCAGCACCTTGACAAGTTTTTGTTCATCGACCCAAAAGTTCTATTGGACTGTGTACAGAATGTCAATGTGTTTCTACAACAGCTCAAGGGAGTACAGTCCCTAGAGGGTGCCCGTCAGAAGGGAGTGCGGGGCCTCAGTACTGGTGTCATCACAGAGGAAGATCTCATAGATATCATTTCTCAGCAGTGTCACAACAACTCTGTAGAAAAAATCATCCATTTACTAGAAATATTCGGACTTATTTTCCGTCAGAAATCCCCTTGCACCGATTCAGGAGGCATGAATTATTTAGTACCGTATTTGATCACTGATCAAAGTACACTAGCGCCCCCTACCACAGAGCCGACAGAACTGTGCCTGTATGTAGATTTCCGCACACACACCTCGAGCCTAGTGTTTTACCAGCTAGCCTTCGCCATCAACAACAGTAGTGACAGTCACAGCCTTACGATGATAGGACCAGCTTCCTGTTGTCTCTCCCACCTGGGCTACGACCTCACCCTTCATCATCACAAGCTTCGTGATCGGATACAGATCAACCTTGCTAG GTCAGAAGCAGCCGCTAAGCCGTATGTGTTGTACCAGTGGCTGCACAAGGTGTGTAAGGCTACCCTGGGGTCGGAGGTCAAGTACGTCTTAGGTCCATCATGTCCGCTTCAGGAAAGGTGTTTTTTCATCAGCCAACACCACTCAGACATGCATGTGCTCGACCTTAGTAAACGACAAATATGCTGCAGCGAGAAGCTCGAAAATCATCGCAAAGTCAAGTTATGGCTCTCAAATATG ATTGGGAAGTATGTGAATGAATTGCCGCATACCATTCTGAGGATGATTAGCCAGAAGCTACACCTAAATACTACGTTTGGTAATGACTGGAAGCTCCTTGGAG GATTATTGGGCCTGACCGGTGATAAGATTGCTCTTTATGACACGCACAAAGAGCCTGCTTACCAGCTTCTGATGGACCAAGGTCGAAGTCACCGCCTCACTCTGGCCCTGCTTCTGGAACTTCTTCAGCACCCAGACATGGAGCGTCGCGATATCACTAGTGGGATCGAAGACTGGCTTGATAGTAGCCCACAGACACCCTGA